The Spirochaetaceae bacterium genomic interval AGCTTCCTGCCGCTGCTGTCCGGCGCGCCGTGGACCCGCGACCGCCCGATCTTCTTCGAGCACGAGGGCAACCGCGCCGTGCGCGACGGCCAGTGGAAGCTGGTGTCCCGCCACCCCGGCTCATGGGAGCTGTACGACATGCACCGCGACCGCACCGAGCTGCACGACCTGGCGGCCGCCCGCGACGGCGAAGTGCGGCGCCTGACCCGCCTGTACGACGACTGGGCCCTCCGCTGCGGCGTCGTTCCCTGGCACGAACTGCAACGGCGCGTGCTGCGATGAACGCCGGCAACCAAGAGAAACCAGGCTGAGTGTGACGGCCGAAGGGCGTGGAACTCAGCGAGAAGGCGGGGTACCGTCCCAGATTACCGTGACGCCGGGGTACTGCGCGATGTCGCCGTCCGGAGTGAGGATCGGCGCGCCGGTGGTGAGGGAAGTGGCGATGATGATGCGGTCCGCCGGATCCTTGTGCAGCCGCGGCAAGGACGTGGATCGCTCCGCGACCCGCCAGTCGACCGCTATTTCCTGCACGCCATGGTGATCGAGCGCCTCGGCAATCCAGTCAGCCGGGGCAAGTGGTAGCTCCAGCTTGCCGCGCCGGTGTTTGATGCCGATCTCGAACGCCGTGATCGCGGAGATGAACAGGTTGCCGGCGTTGCTTGCAATCACCCGGCGCACGTTGGCCGGCAGCTTGTCGGAAGACGACGCGAGCCACAGCAGAGTACAGGTGTCGAGCAGCAAGACTAAGCGTCCGGCCAGTCGTCATCGTCAAGTGGCGCGATGGGATCCTCGTGGAACACCACCCCGGAGAGGCGCGGATTCGGTACCAGGGGATCGCGCTCTGCTCTTGCAATTGGGCCGATCTCGGCGACCGGCTTGCCGTTCCGGCACACCCGTATCCGTTCACTGCGTTCCTCGACCAGCCGAAGCAGCTCCGAGAGCCGCGTCTTCGCCTCATGAGTATTCACCACCAACATACCCTTAGTCTGGTTTAGTTTATCTGCTGTGTCAAGCGGGAACGTAACCGCTAAACGCGGCGTGACGCTTCGTAGCGGGCGCGGTTGACGTCGTTCGGGGGGTACAGGCCCGGCAGCGATGCGCCGCCTTCCACCTCGGCCATGATCCACTCTTCGAGGCGCTCCTGCTCCGGCCCGGCGGCGGCCATCTCGGCGGCCAGCGCGGCCGGGATCACCACGGCGCCGTCGCCGTCGGCGACCACCACGTCATCCGGAAACACCGCCACGCCGCCGCAGCCGATCGGCTCCTGCCAGCCGACGAAGGTCAGGCCGGCCACCGACGGCGGTGCCGCGATGCCTTGGCACCACACCGGGAGCCCGGTGGACTTTACCCCATCGCCGTCGCGCACCACGCCGTCGGTCACCAGCCCGGCTACCCCGCGCTTGCCGATCCGCGCACACAGGATGTCGCCGAAGATGCCGGCGTCCAGGCAGCCGCCGGCGCCGGCCACGGCCACGCAGCCCGCCGGCATTGCCTCGATCGCCGCGCGGGTGGAAGTGGGCGAACTCCACGACTCCGGGGTGGCCAGGTCCTCGCGAGCCGGCACGAAACGCAGCGTGAAGGCGCGCCCGACGACCCGCGGCTGCCCCGGCTGCAGCGGCCGGGTGCCGCGCATCCACACGTTGCGCAGGCCTTTC includes:
- a CDS encoding type II toxin-antitoxin system VapC family toxin gives rise to the protein MLLDTCTLLWLASSSDKLPANVRRVIASNAGNLFISAITAFEIGIKHRRGKLELPLAPADWIAEALDHHGVQEIAVDWRVAERSTSLPRLHKDPADRIIIATSLTTGAPILTPDGDIAQYPGVTVIWDGTPPSR
- a CDS encoding type II toxin-antitoxin system prevent-host-death family antitoxin gives rise to the protein MVNTHEAKTRLSELLRLVEERSERIRVCRNGKPVAEIGPIARAERDPLVPNPRLSGVVFHEDPIAPLDDDDWPDA
- a CDS encoding ribonuclease activity regulator RraA, producing MAHNESDLHDRGIVDALSGVTTATLTTLLLKKGLRNVWMRGTRPLQPGQPRVVGRAFTLRFVPAREDLATPESWSSPTSTRAAIEAMPAGCVAVAGAGGCLDAGIFGDILCARIGKRGVAGLVTDGVVRDGDGVKSTGLPVWCQGIAAPPSVAGLTFVGWQEPIGCGGVAVFPDDVVVADGDGAVVIPAALAAEMAAAGPEQERLEEWIMAEVEGGASLPGLYPPNDVNRARYEASRRV